The genomic interval TTCATTTACCGTTCGGTGCTTGTATGTAgtgaatgaataaaatgatCCTCCCATTTACGTGTCATTAGAAATAGGCATAACTACGGCAATATGCCTCGTCAATGACAAGAATAACCCTTTGGTTATTCTTATATTTGGAGTCTAGACTCCCACACGTCTTTGGGCtatgccaattttgaccttttcattGATAGCAAGTATGATTACCGGAAAGACAAAAGTACATCTTGCTTCGATGGGGCAGGGCCTTTATGGTCACAGGGCAGCTAAGTTTGTAACATCCATGTGTAACTTTGAGACTCCTAACTTAGTTCCATATCGATTTTTACCTGAAGAAAGCCGAGGCTGATAACGATTCCTTGTTTATCGCCCTCGCCTTTGAACTCAATCCGAATCTCATTCGTGTGCTCCTCGGATTCTTCGTTGAAATGGACTTTGTGGTGATCACCCTCCTCGGACATGGCGATGGACGACCTAAatcaacaaattcaagatATGTTTCGTATAAACACAACCGTCCTGGTTTGATCAGAGTTCCAAGAATGACAACTATGCTGATATATTTCTATCCAAACAATATTATATTGTCATGCGGTCAAACACATTTCATTGGTCGTCCGGTTGAACAGCGCGGAGGGAAGCACATCTCACTCAGATCAGATTTTGCAGGAAACGGAGGGGAGGGAGTGTATATGAATGCAACAAAGAGCCTTTATACTGGGCTGGTCATGTAAATTAGTCATTGGACAACCCACGGGATTGAGCAATCGAGTCTCTAAAAGATATCAGGCACTTGATATTTCTCCTTGCCTTCCCAGTATCCACCTTTGTAGGCCCAGTCGTCTTCTTTTGTGAACGCGTTCTTCGTAGGCTCAAACCATATGGGAGTCCACCATTCGGATTCTTTCTTGCCCTTGAACTGCTTCCGATATTCGCGTTGCTTGATCTCAAGGCGATCTTTTTCCTCGGCCGCTTGGTCGAGCTCGCCATTTTCCAATGCGCGTATATCGGGCCGGAGTCGACTGTCAGTCCTGCACAAGTTGTTCTCCATCTTCGGCAAGAGCTCGTTGAGGCCCATGGTAAATTGAGAGAAGTTGTAATAGGCCTTGGAGTCTTCGGGTCTGGGCTCGACTTGCCACAAGACCTTGGAATTAGGAATGGCGCACAAGTCAATCGGGGCGTGTTTCGGCATGTTAGATGCATCGGGTTTTACTTTATCCACGGAGGCATTGAGGAACTCTTCTAAGCTTGGGATATCCACCGAGCAGAAATACGAGGTCCAACGGCCGTAGAAGAATCTCAGCTTGGTTTTCTTCTCGTCGATTAAGAAGCCTTCGACGAAATGTAAATCATCCCCACCGGAAAACCATCCCCCAGCTTTGAAAGAGAGGAGCACGCGGTGATTGGAAGTCTGATTGACAATGTCCATCACGCCCACCTGCTCCATCCAGAGACTGCCCACTAGAATGTTGTGTATCACACAATTGACATTGTTCCACGTGTACACCTCGTCCCGTTTTGGTAGCTCCACTGAGCACACCCCGATCGGCTGGAACTCGAGGGACTTGCCCCAAAACTTGGTTTGCGGCTTCACCGATCCGTGAAACTTGAAGTGACCTTCTGGACTATCGGCGTAGAACGCGGACACGGGCGGGTGATGGCAGACTTGCTCAGTAAAAAAGCGAAAGTCCTTCAGTTGCAGCTCGTAGGTCTCGCCCAGAAGCGGATTGAATGGCTTGCCCATGCGTTTGAAATTGGCCGCCAATGAACTCACGGCAAACGTGGCGATGAAACTCATCCGCGTCTCGATTTGGTCCACTTGCGCCGCCGTACTGAGCAAGTAGGCGTAATTCATGTACTCGGAGAGCCGCTGAAGTAGGGACACTGGCTCGTTCCATTGCACCGGCATGGTGATCTTGGACAACTCCTTGCCAATGCACTTTTTCAAGTAAGTCCAAAAGTTGACATCACTCTTCTCGGGCTGCGGCACGGGCAGACGTTCCCGTCGACCCGAATGTCCTTGCGGCAAGACGATCTCGCCGTTAGAGGACATGATGACCTAGGATATAAATAATAGGTTGGTCCAATGGCAACTCCCGGGACTGGTTCTTATCGGAAAATTGTGTCTTAGATTGATGGTCAGAAGCTCCAGCCATAAATGAACGGATTCGGACTGGCTGTGTCTGACCCCGCCATCCGTTCGTTCCATGATGCTTCTATGTATGCTCTTGTCTAAATACATGCAAACTGGGACCTAACAGAGGAAATCTTCCAGTAGCTCAAGCGGAACGGGTTTAAAGTTTGCACTTTACTCGCTCAGAAACAAGTTTCTCCGCCCTCTAAACTCACTTCCTTGAGTATCCATCAATATGATGGCTCTCTTATCTAAGATGACCTCTTCTCGGGGGAGTATAAGGGTTATTTGGCCATAAAGAAAGAAggtcattcactcactcagtctGATAATTTGGAAGGATAGAGAGGATGAAGGAAAACAAGAGATTGCCACTACGGCCGTTGATCAAGAACTTCAATGGTTCAATCACTGACTCATCATCATTCCAAGGGTGTCGTTTCAACGAGATCGAACGAGTTCTTTAGGCAGTATGTGTGTACTGTGGCTGAGACTGATCTGGAGCCTAAAAAACTGCTGCTAGCACGGATCTAGCAGGTCGCCTTCAGTGACGTAGGGGCCCTGATTGCCACCCCGTCTGACGGACGATTTTGGTACTGAATCAAAGGACAACTATGGCCTTTGTGGCGGGGAACAAAAGCACCCACAGTCCCACACTGGACTCGCAAGGCCACGCCACATGGACGTTGTGTGCCAGGCTCAATAATCAGGGGTGAGATTAGGATGTTCCATTGAACGGTGGCGGGTCTTGATTCATGGAGGCTTTTAGTGACGGGTTCAAATCAACTTGAGTAGGGAGCACTGGGGAGATGTGGCCTGGTCACTCACATAAGAGCCCCCAAAAGGCTTGCCCAAAGGTTGAGCGAGGAGCATATCAAACTTTTCGAGGCAGGATTTCAGGGCCGCCTCGATGAAAAATTCAGCCCAATTCTCACAAAGCCAATGTTAAACTATTACCATTTTCATCTGTCTCAAGGGTTgtgaataagattgaaaacaaGACTCGAATTAACAAGCTCTCTCGGGCCTGGCCAAATCTACTTGTTACCGGACTTGAAAACTAGACATTCTTGCATGTTAGTGGAGACTACATTCAGAGTGGTCAAAACGAGGGCTTTAATTACTTCCTAAAGATAAAGGCTCGGAAACATATATTCTTTAAACAAAGGctttattgttcatttgaaaattgcttttacCACTCAAACATCAGTTACATGATAAGAGAGCATTGGTTGTATGGTGTTAGATATAGAGGCAAAGAAGAACCGAGGGCTTCAGATGACACGTGAATATTCGAGCCTATGTCTCAACACTTTGTACTCATCAAATAAACCACAAAGTAAATGTGATCTAATGAATGTTTAGCCTAAATTCATTAAAGCACTGATCAGGATCGGAAAAGCATTGTCGCAGCCAGAGTGGATGGTTCAAATTTCCGTTTTTCATTGCATGACGAGTCAGTGCAACTCTGGGATGAAAAGAATGGCCATtgattcaacaagtttgaatcgCCTACCAATGCTTGCCTTCTCTGTGCGATATTTATTTTGGCCTGTTTTGGCGTAGCATGGTGTTCTGACCCTTTAGCTTTTACATATTAGCTATCCTGAGCATTGCAGCCCATCCGAAAACATTGAGGTGCGCACGTGTTGGAGACGTAGACAGGAGAACTAAAATTTCCTTGAGAATGACCACTGCCACCCAGGGCCAGATGAAGACTAGCCCCAAGTCGAAGCCCAAGAAACCGACCAAGGCCAGCCCCAAGTCTGACAAGTCCGACTCGAAAAAAATGGGCCAGAAATTTGAGAAGAAGACCGATCAGAAGCCGAAGAAGTTGCACTCGAAAACGGGAGCGAAGAAAGAAGCCCCTGAGAAGAAGATCAAACGCAAAGTAAGCGAAACTTCCTCCGAAGTGCCCGTCAAAAAGATAAAGAAACCCGAAGGCTTGGACGCCCTTGCCCAACCCGCCACGCCACTGGACAAGAAGAAGGAACGCCAGAAACAGAAGGCCCTCAAAGCCGAACGccagaaaaaggccaaaaccgAGGATCTCTATGCTCTAGGGGTCGAAGCCAAGAAGATTTGGGAAAAGGTCCGAACCGATAAATGTCCCATGGAGGAAAAGGTCCAGCTTTTACCCCAGCTCCACGCCCTCATGAAAGGCCAACTCTCCAAGTTGGTCTACTCCCACGACACAGTCCGTGTGGTCGAGACCCTGATCACCACCGGGGACGAGGCCGTCCGAGCCATGATCCTGGAGGAGCTCAAGCCCGAACTTCTCAAGATGGTTAAGACCCAATACGCCGGGTTTCTGGTCAATAAGATGCTGAAATACGGCACCAAGGCACAACGCAAGCAAATCTTCCAAATGTTCGAGAGCCACGTGGCCGAATTGGCCAAGCACAAGTTCGCCAACCAGACCTTGGAGTTGTACTACAACGACTTTGCATCCACCCCAGAGCGTCAAGGTGTGTTACAAGAGTTCTGCGGACCCGAATTCCGGAAATTGAAGGACCCGGGAGTGGCCACGGTCCAAGCCCTTTTGACCAAGCATCCCGAAAAGGCCAAGTTCGTCAAGCAGCACTTGCACGAAGTGGTCAATGTGCTCATCGCCAAAGGCTGCTACAATCTCGGTCTGGTCCATCGCGTCATCTACGAGTACTTGACCGTGTGCACGCCCGAACAGCGCACCGATCTGGTCAACCAGCTCCGCGACGTCTGCGTCCACATGGTGCATACCGAGTACGGTAAGCGACTGACCGTGGAGGCCGTCAAGTACGGCACCACCAAGGACCGCAAAGCCATCGTCAAGAGCTTCAAGGGCTTTGTCGTCAAGACCTGTTGCGAAGACATGGGTTATGTCGGCATACTGGCCATCTGCGACGCGGTGGACGATACGAAATTGGTCGGCAAGGCCATTCTGGGCGAGATGATTGAGGCCATTGACGAACTGGTGGCCAGTGGATCCGGACGGAAAGTGCTCATGTATCTGGTGGCTGCCCGCAACACCACTTACATCAGCAAAGACGTGATTGATCTTTTGGAAACCGACACGGAAACGTCCAAGAAGGATCCGGCTATTCGCGCTGCTGAATTGCGAGCCCTAATCTCCCCCGCCTTGGTCAAGTATGTTCTGACCAACATGACCGAGCTCCTCAAGGATAACGGTAAAGTGGTGTTCCTGACGTGTTTATTGAATTATGCCGACGGAATGGCACCCTGCATGTCTCAATTGGCTGAGGAAGCGGCCAAGCCGTTCACTTCTCACGATGATGATGCCAGTTTGGTGGAAGCCAAGGCCAGCCATATGATGTTGAAGAAATTGATCTCACGGGATAAGGAACGATATGCTCAAGACCCCTCGCAAACGCAGAACTTGTTCAGTCTGATGCTGTTGAAGGCCATGGATGAGGATTCTTGGGACAGTTTCTTGAACTGTAACCGCGGTTGCTTCTTATTGGTAAGTTGTGATTAATTGATCAATATataagggaaaaaaatatttttgtatgTTGATTCCGTTCCAGGTCAATATGTTGGAGACGGAGATTGAAGAGATACGCGAGCAAGTCCAAACCAAGATGAAGACCTTCAAAAAGACCCTACAAAAGCAGAAGACGAACGGGGCCGAAATCTTGCGCAAGAAGCTCTAGAGGAGATGGCGACACAGTGACCCTTTCCTATGTTTATTTTGTTATCTCGCAAATAAAGAATCCGGTACATAACATATGTTTGGGCAGGATTCACTCATCTTTGGAGCCCCCCGTCTGAGACAAATGCCGGATGACGTCGAACCAATTCCAACCTCGAGGTCGTTCCTCGCTTTCCAAGCCACCCTTGTCCCACATCCGACGCTTTTGGGCCTTGGTGAACtgttccttcttcttttccgtTTTGGACGACACTTCtgctaaaattgaaat from Tigriopus californicus strain San Diego chromosome 5, Tcal_SD_v2.1, whole genome shotgun sequence carries:
- the LOC131881076 gene encoding oxysterol-binding protein-related protein 2-like translates to MSSNGEIVLPQGHSGRRERLPVPQPEKSDVNFWTYLKKCIGKELSKITMPVQWNEPVSLLQRLSEYMNYAYLLSTAAQVDQIETRMSFIATFAVSSLAANFKRMGKPFNPLLGETYELQLKDFRFFTEQVCHHPPVSAFYADSPEGHFKFHGSVKPQTKFWGKSLEFQPIGVCSVELPKRDEVYTWNNVNCVIHNILVGSLWMEQVGVMDIVNQTSNHRVLLSFKAGGWFSGGDDLHFVEGFLIDEKKTKLRFFYGRWTSYFCSVDIPSLEEFLNASVDKVKPDASNMPKHAPIDLCAIPNSKVLWQVEPRPEDSKAYYNFSQFTMGLNELLPKMENNLCRTDSRLRPDIRALENGELDQAAEEKDRLEIKQREYRKQFKGKKESEWWTPIWFEPTKNAFTKEDDWAYKGGYWEGKEKYQVPDIF
- the LOC131881075 gene encoding pumilio homolog 3-like; this encodes MTTATQGQMKTSPKSKPKKPTKASPKSDKSDSKKMGQKFEKKTDQKPKKLHSKTGAKKEAPEKKIKRKVSETSSEVPVKKIKKPEGLDALAQPATPLDKKKERQKQKALKAERQKKAKTEDLYALGVEAKKIWEKVRTDKCPMEEKVQLLPQLHALMKGQLSKLVYSHDTVRVVETLITTGDEAVRAMILEELKPELLKMVKTQYAGFLVNKMLKYGTKAQRKQIFQMFESHVAELAKHKFANQTLELYYNDFASTPERQGVLQEFCGPEFRKLKDPGVATVQALLTKHPEKAKFVKQHLHEVVNVLIAKGCYNLGLVHRVIYEYLTVCTPEQRTDLVNQLRDVCVHMVHTEYGKRLTVEAVKYGTTKDRKAIVKSFKGFVVKTCCEDMGYVGILAICDAVDDTKLVGKAILGEMIEAIDELVASGSGRKVLMYLVAARNTTYISKDVIDLLETDTETSKKDPAIRAAELRALISPALVKYVLTNMTELLKDNGKVVFLTCLLNYADGMAPCMSQLAEEAAKPFTSHDDDASLVEAKASHMMLKKLISRDKERYAQDPSQTQNLFSLMLLKAMDEDSWDSFLNCNRGCFLLVNMLETEIEEIREQVQTKMKTFKKTLQKQKTNGAEILRKKL